One Methanobacterium sp. Maddingley MBC34 DNA window includes the following coding sequences:
- a CDS encoding adenylosuccinate lyase (PFAM: Lyase; Adenylosuccinate lyase C-terminus~TIGRFAM: adenylosuccinate lyase): protein MAIHPIEFRYGTPEMKSVWEAENKLQKMLEVEAALAEAEAQLGLVPEEAAQEIRSKASTQYVTSERVAEIEKETNHDIASIVKALAEVCDNDEGEYVHFGATSNDIIDSSQSLLLRDSIDILQEKVARLAKIVLKLADEHKKTVCIGRTHGQHALPTTYGMKFALWADELHRQYERLEECKGRLCVGMMTGAVGTTAALGKDGLKVHLKVSEILGLPATLISNQVVQRDNHAEYMMDLANLASTLDKIALEIRNLQRTEIKELGESFDPEKQVGSSTMPHKMNPITAERICGVSRVIKAYPAPALQNNALWHERDLTNSSSERIMLPEASILTDYILNLTIRLMEKLVFYPENIEKNLNLTGGLIMAERFMAELTRKGMGRQSAYALVRKCALEANKLGVSLKDVVLQQEDITDYLSPEEVDDIMDPHTYLGSSVQIVENVLEKSKNWF from the coding sequence AGCAGCTCTGGCAGAAGCTGAGGCTCAACTGGGCCTAGTTCCTGAAGAGGCTGCGCAGGAAATAAGAAGTAAGGCCAGCACCCAGTATGTTACCAGTGAAAGAGTGGCAGAGATAGAAAAAGAAACCAACCACGATATTGCATCCATTGTAAAAGCCCTGGCTGAGGTTTGTGACAATGATGAAGGGGAATACGTGCATTTCGGTGCCACATCAAATGACATAATTGACAGTTCACAATCCCTTTTACTGCGTGATTCCATTGATATCCTACAGGAGAAAGTGGCTCGTCTGGCGAAAATAGTCCTTAAACTGGCAGATGAACATAAAAAAACAGTTTGTATTGGGAGAACCCATGGACAGCACGCTTTACCCACCACTTATGGGATGAAATTCGCCCTTTGGGCAGATGAACTCCACCGCCAGTATGAACGGTTGGAGGAATGTAAAGGCAGGCTCTGTGTGGGAATGATGACTGGAGCAGTTGGTACTACAGCAGCACTGGGTAAAGATGGACTGAAGGTTCATCTCAAGGTTTCCGAGATATTGGGACTCCCTGCAACACTGATATCCAACCAGGTGGTGCAGAGGGATAACCACGCAGAATACATGATGGACCTGGCCAACCTGGCCAGTACCCTTGATAAGATTGCCCTGGAAATACGTAACTTGCAGCGTACAGAGATCAAAGAATTAGGGGAAAGTTTCGACCCTGAAAAACAGGTGGGATCCAGTACCATGCCACACAAGATGAACCCCATCACTGCAGAGAGGATATGTGGAGTATCCAGAGTTATTAAAGCATATCCAGCTCCGGCTCTTCAGAATAACGCACTATGGCATGAAAGAGACCTGACTAACTCATCATCTGAACGGATCATGCTCCCAGAGGCATCCATCCTCACAGATTACATACTGAATTTGACCATTCGCTTAATGGAAAAACTGGTCTTCTACCCTGAAAACATTGAAAAAAACCTTAACCTCACTGGTGGGCTGATTATGGCCGAGAGGTTCATGGCCGAACTCACCAGGAAGGGTATGGGAAGACAAAGCGCCTATGCCCTGGTTCGAAAGTGTGCTCTGGAAGCCAACAAACTGGGAGTTAGTTTAAAAGATGTGGTCCTCCAACAGGAAGATATAACAGATTATCTTAGCCCGGAAGAAGTGGATGATATTATGGACCCCCACACCTACCTGGGATCTTCAGTGCAGATAGTGGAGAATGTTCTGGAAAAATCAAAAAACTGGTTTTAA